The Candidatus Gracilibacteria bacterium genome window below encodes:
- a CDS encoding thermonuclease family protein, whose product MFIAWVPRHIWGRVLVVVIGLVTLGYVLSDTLGLSEGLLDLPQGESVQEEVLSGTPVEFVEPPLVPVYSMVIKGQSPTDLLGDIIDMTLSEYTCDPTKTECRMNILVTPLVDGISSSQLICVITADFDLIAGAEPCNPNTSVVPVGDHHITIQILQKSDNALLVTREILLKNPPVDTTIDPTRVTLVFEWQQTTHLLLKEDVSLSEYTCDPEQTECKMNLLVTPFLDGITSSGLTCEIVADFPLISTDDPCNPNTSIIPTGDHILTIKILQVSDNTLLQTREILLKNPLIDTSIDPLRVASTLEWQQTTHLLLQDDTSSAEYTCDPEQTECKMNLLITPTLDGLTSSKLTCAITADFEIIPSVSDPCNPNTSLIPTGDHILTIKILQVSDGTLLQTREILLKNPLIDTSIDPSRVTTIVAWQSPTYLILKEDTSLPEYTCDPAQPECKMNLLVTPLLDDIASTRLTCEIVSDFPLEPTTDVCNPNTSIVPFGEHILTIKILQKSDSLLLSTRQILLKHPAPSGGSSGGGSGGVSFLDLSTSKIAIQSGLDPDGRCRSDTCQANFLAEAPANAVCQWDFGTGVFETTDTNLKCNPGYVKFPFDTTIKLTVSDPNNPVNQVILNFYVYHETTPVTSSSPKAQIDIQGVVGNNKRLISGGVICEIGNDETCSLNFTGEKSINAKRYFWDFGNQITSDKENPSAQKYTLGKYIVRLVVTSDIGTSSEAYYEIQIVKKFDILPEKICLNCAEMVGKIQISAVLPNPPHTDTVEWIELRNISSETWNLDTCTLSDESKKFALSETIGAGKTIRFRQIVTGLSIGNMKETLELRCGEVLVDTFSWDFEVPSGYILRRDMLDRAPVQVHVVDVVDGDTVDVMLHNKKTRVRLLGVDTPETVHPRKAVEKFGKEASDFTKKTLNGKTVWMTFDHELLDKYSRTLAYIWECDNGFDVARCTMFNSRLISEGYGRMERRFEFMHYDEFNALESIAKKAKIGIWSDPEVVKALNEISAEEAEQLKKEQEEEYLRLQKELLELEKLKCKEEGTCEDILSWAVITEKMSTLSVRVNTSGALSVSGRTWGDFPVKISFFLGDILVYSADIMTDSSGEYTLQWYPKILGEYRAEAIFQNHEPLSTDAPEDGIVRIEKNIILENLSDHFLALLTGAIVLQGTQGTKNRWMGEDGIFHCLSRGSCSVNLTAEVNRKKDIRYEWTLPDGTVSIEKNPPALKLAYGDSTATLKITDEITGEKVESVFRVQHRAIPKAPKKASSTSSKYTIDLKDATLDTGGGVMPEPSSTGVGKALLTLFLLSLSSFVLFGNYQSKVFVDK is encoded by the coding sequence ATGTTCATTGCCTGGGTACCGAGACATATATGGTGACGAGTCCTCGTTGTTGTTATTGGTCTTGTAACACTTGGTTATGTCTTAAGTGATACTTTAGGATTATCAGAATGACTCCTTGATTTACCTCAATGAGAGTCAGTGCAGGAGGAAGTGCTTTCTGGAACTCCTGTAGAATTTGTGGAGCCCCCTCTGGTTCCGGTATATTCAATGGTTATAAAGTGACAGTCGCCAACAGATCTTCTCTGAGATATCATCGACATGACACTTTCAGAGTATACCTGTGACCCCACTAAAACTGAATGTAGGATGAATATCCTTGTGACTCCACTTGTGGATTGAATTTCTTCTTCACAATTAATCTGCGTGATTACAGCTGACTTTGATCTTATCGCGGGCGCTGAACCCTGTAACCCAAATACATCCGTTGTTCCTGTAGGAGATCACCATATCACGATTCAAATTCTTCAGAAATCCGATAATGCTCTTCTTGTAACCCGAGAAATCCTTCTCAAAAATCCACCTGTGGATACTACGATAGATCCGACTCGAGTAACTCTTGTTTTCGAGTGGCAACAGACGACTCATCTTCTCCTCAAGGAGGATGTATCGCTTTCTGAATACACCTGCGATCCAGAGCAGACGGAGTGTAAAATGAATCTTCTTGTTACTCCATTTCTTGATTGAATCACTTCTTCATGACTCACTTGTGAAATTGTAGCAGATTTTCCTCTTATTTCCACGGATGATCCATGCAATCCAAATACATCCATTATTCCCACTGGAGATCATATACTCACGATTAAAATTCTTCAGGTATCTGACAATACTCTTCTTCAAACACGCGAAATTCTTCTCAAAAATCCACTCATTGATACGTCGATTGATCCCCTTCGTGTCGCATCTACTCTTGAATGGCAACAGACGACGCATTTACTTTTGCAGGATGATACATCGTCGGCAGAATACACCTGCGATCCAGAGCAGACAGAGTGCAAAATGAATCTTCTCATTACTCCGACTCTTGATGGGCTTACTTCTTCAAAATTAACCTGTGCTATTACGGCTGATTTTGAGATTATCCCGAGTGTTTCTGATCCATGCAATCCAAATACCTCTCTTATTCCCACTGGAGATCATATTCTCACGATTAAAATTCTTCAGGTATCTGACGGTACCCTTCTGCAAACACGCGAAATTCTTCTCAAAAATCCACTCATTGATACGTCGATTGATCCATCGCGAGTGACGACCATAGTTGCATGGCAGAGCCCGACGTATCTCATTCTCAAAGAAGATACTTCACTTCCTGAATATACCTGTGACCCAGCTCAACCAGAATGCAAAATGAATCTTCTGGTTACACCGCTTTTAGACGACATTGCTTCTACACGACTGACGTGTGAAATCGTTTCTGACTTTCCTCTTGAGCCCACGACAGATGTTTGCAATCCAAATACTTCTATTGTTCCCTTTGGTGAACATATTCTCACGATAAAAATCCTTCAAAAATCTGATAGTCTCCTTCTCTCGACTCGGCAAATACTTCTAAAACATCCTGCCCCATCCTGAGGTTCTTCTGGTGGAGGAAGTGGAGGGGTGTCATTCCTCGATCTCAGTACTTCAAAAATAGCCATTCAAAGCGGTTTGGATCCTGATGGACGATGTCGTAGTGATACGTGTCAAGCGAATTTTCTCGCTGAAGCGCCAGCAAATGCTGTATGTCAGTGGGATTTTTGAACTGGAGTCTTTGAAACCACAGATACGAATCTCAAATGCAATCCATGATATGTGAAATTTCCTTTTGATACTACCATAAAACTGACAGTATCTGATCCAAATAACCCAGTCAATCAGGTCATTCTGAATTTTTATGTTTACCACGAAACAACTCCAGTTACCTCCTCTTCACCCAAAGCTCAGATAGATATTCAGGGGGTGGTGGGAAATAATAAGCGTCTTATATCTGGATGAGTCATATGTGAAATTGGCAATGATGAAACGTGCTCGCTGAATTTTACAGGCGAAAAAAGTATCAATGCAAAACGATATTTTTGGGATTTCTGAAATCAGATCACTTCAGATAAAGAAAATCCGAGTGCTCAGAAATATACCTTATGAAAATATATAGTTCGACTGGTTGTAACAAGTGATATTGGCACATCCTCCGAAGCATATTATGAGATACAGATCGTGAAAAAATTTGATATTTTACCAGAAAAAATTTGTCTGAATTGTGCAGAAATGGTAGGAAAGATTCAGATATCTGCTGTGCTTCCAAATCCTCCCCATACTGATACTGTGGAATGGATAGAGCTTCGTAACATCTCTTCTGAAACGTGGAATCTCGACACGTGTACACTTTCTGATGAGAGCAAAAAATTTGCACTTTCTGAGACGATTGGTGCTGGGAAGACTATCAGATTTCGTCAAATAGTGACTGGACTGAGTATCTGAAATATGAAAGAAACTCTTGAGCTACGATGTGGAGAGGTGTTGGTAGATACATTTTCATGGGATTTTGAAGTACCAAGCGGTTATATTCTCCGTCGAGATATGCTGGATAGAGCACCAGTCCAAGTACATGTAGTCGATGTAGTGGATGGAGATACTGTGGATGTAATGCTTCATAATAAAAAGACACGAGTTCGTCTTCTCGGAGTCGATACGCCAGAGACGGTTCATCCACGGAAAGCGGTGGAGAAATTTGGGAAAGAGGCCTCTGATTTTACAAAGAAAACATTGAATGGAAAAACTGTTTGGATGACTTTTGATCATGAGCTTCTCGATAAGTATAGTCGAACGCTGGCATATATCTGGGAATGTGATAATGGTTTTGACGTGGCTCGCTGTACGATGTTTAATTCTCGGCTTATTTCTGAGTGATATGGTCGTATGGAGCGACGATTTGAATTTATGCATTATGACGAATTCAATGCATTGGAAAGTATCGCCAAAAAGGCAAAAATAGGGATCTGGTCAGATCCAGAAGTCGTGAAAGCTCTAAACGAAATCAGCGCAGAAGAAGCTGAACAACTCAAAAAAGAACAAGAAGAAGAATATCTCAGACTCCAAAAGGAACTCCTTGAACTCGAAAAACTTAAATGCAAAGAAGAGGGTACGTGCGAAGATATTCTCTCATGGGCTGTTATCACTGAGAAAATGAGCACACTTTCCGTCCGTGTAAATACTTCAGGAGCTCTCTCAGTGAGTGGTCGGACATGGTGAGACTTTCCAGTCAAAATATCCTTTTTCCTCGGAGATATTTTAGTATATTCGGCTGATATAATGACTGATAGTTCCGGGGAATACACACTACAATGGTATCCAAAAATCCTCTGAGAATATCGTGCAGAAGCTATTTTCCAGAACCACGAACCTCTATCTACTGATGCCCCAGAAGATGGTATTGTAAGGATAGAAAAGAATATTATTCTCGAAAATCTCTCTGATCATTTTCTCGCTCTTCTTACTGGAGCAATTGTTTTACAGGGTACTCAATGAACCAAAAATCGTTGGATGGGGGAGGACGGCATCTTTCATTGTCTGAGCCGTGGCTCGTGCTCAGTCAATCTGACCGCTGAAGTCAATCGTAAAAAAGATATCCGTTATGAATGGACACTGCCAGACGGCACTGTCTCTATCGAAAAAAATCCTCCAGCACTGAAGCTGGCATATGGTGACTCTACTGCGACCCTAAAAATAACGGATGAAATAACAGGGGAGAAGGTTGAGTCTGTTTTTAGAGTTCAGCATCGAGCAATTCCAAAAGCTCCCAAAAAAGCGTCGTCCACATCCTCCAAATATACTATCGATCTCAAAGATGCCACCCTCGATACTGGAGGTGGCGTAATGCCAGAGCCATCTTCTACTGGTGTTTGAAAGGCATTATTGACGTTGTTTCTCTTATCTCTTTCCTCCTTTGTTCTTTTTTGAAATTATCAATCAAAAGTATTTGTTGACAAATAA
- a CDS encoding response regulator transcription factor, with translation MTEPKISVLLIDDDQGIVDSLVLYLASEFDVHVCMRGDEAVQRFQELSPQVVILDINLPGKDGLEVLREIREISHVPILMLSARDDQENINTSFECEADDYIGKPFSPKEVIMRIKAILRRGSSQNTPKGLMYRDLRLVESELRVIRGKKNVILTKSEFQILSYILNRAGKIVSRDDLMHEIMGYANFLYDRTIDTHIKNIRHKVGDDVLITVRGIGYKSF, from the coding sequence ATGACTGAACCAAAGATATCAGTACTCTTGATAGATGACGATCAGTGAATTGTTGATTCTCTGGTATTGTATCTTGCTTCTGAGTTTGATGTTCACGTCTGTATGCGGGGTGATGAGGCAGTTCAGCGGTTTCAGGAGCTTTCCCCTCAGGTCGTCATCTTAGACATCAATCTCCCTGGAAAGGATGGATTGGAAGTTTTACGAGAAATCCGTGAAATATCACATGTCCCTATTTTGATGCTCTCAGCACGAGATGACCAGGAAAATATCAATACATCTTTTGAATGTGAGGCGGATGATTATATCGGTAAGCCATTTAGTCCGAAAGAGGTTATTATGCGTATCAAGGCCATCCTCCGTCGTGGATCCTCTCAAAACACCCCGAAGGGTCTGATGTATCGTGATTTACGACTCGTAGAATCAGAGCTGAGAGTCATCCGATGAAAAAAGAATGTGATACTCACGAAATCAGAATTTCAGATACTGAGCTATATCCTCAATCGTGCTGGTAAGATTGTTTCTCGAGATGATCTGATGCATGAGATTATGGGGTATGCGAATTTTCTCTACGATCGGACTATCGATACACATATCAAAAATATTCGTCATAAAGTGGGGGATGATGTGCTCATCACCGTGAGAGGTATTGGCTATAAAAGTTTTTAA
- a CDS encoding glycine--tRNA ligase — protein sequence MKRIVDLAKNRGFVFQGSEIYGGLANTWDYGPLGSLLKENLKNLWIREFVQRRPDMVLLDAAILMNPQVWVASGHVGGFSDPLIDDKNTKERFRADKLIEGKLDELKKEKVRMYFKEHGNIYIGDHLIKIVKGEEGEPNEHVIDQERTNEHLGDVAEDSLIVSNEFEEGIKKKYGVNNLIPESWTPEQQYNFMVGEDIRNPNNPDVPAKWTEIRKFNLMFKTSQGVTEDSSALVYLRPETAQGIFVDFPSIVRTCRRRVPFGVAQVGKAFRNEITPGNFIFRTREFEQMEIEFFCEPGTQLEWHEKWKADCKKFLMETVGIKEQNLRFRQHEADELSHYSDATFDIEYDFPSIGFSELQGIASRTDFDLNAHMKESKQDMSYFDPVKNTKFVPYVIEPSIGLTRLFLATLCDAYDTVKDEEGAERIVLRLKPEVAPVKIAVLPLVKKLNEKAEEVFMMLSKNFMTWYDETGSIGKRYARFDEIGTPWCVTIDFENSLEKNAVTIRHRDTMEQEVVAIEDLVEYFTKKLW from the coding sequence ATGAAACGCATTGTCGACCTCGCGAAAAATCGCGGATTTGTATTCCAGGGCTCAGAAATCTATGGTGGTCTCGCAAATACATGGGACTATGGGCCTCTCGGTTCTCTCCTCAAGGAAAACCTCAAGAATCTCTGGATACGAGAATTTGTGCAGCGTCGCCCAGATATGGTACTCCTTGATGCAGCTATCTTGATGAATCCACAAGTATGGGTAGCTTCAGGGCATGTGGGGGGATTTAGTGATCCGTTGATTGATGATAAAAATACGAAAGAGCGTTTTCGTGCGGATAAATTAATAGAGGGGAAACTTGATGAGTTAAAAAAAGAAAAAGTTCGTATGTATTTTAAGGAGCATTGAAATATATATATATGAGATCATCTCATAAAAATTGTTAAGTGAGAAGAAGGTGAGCCAAATGAGCATGTTATAGATCAAGAGAGAACCAATGAGCACTTAGGGGATGTTGCTGAAGATTCCTTAATCGTTTCTAATGAATTTGAAGAAGGAATTAAGAAAAAATATGGAGTAAACAATCTTATTCCAGAATCATGGACACCAGAACAGCAATATAACTTTATGGTTGGTGAAGATATTCGAAATCCGAATAATCCTGATGTTCCAGCTAAGTGGACAGAGATTCGAAAGTTTAACCTGATGTTCAAAACTTCTCAAGGTGTGACAGAGGACTCTTCGGCACTCGTTTATCTCCGTCCTGAAACTGCCCAAGGAATCTTTGTTGATTTTCCAAGTATTGTCCGCACCTGTCGTCGTCGTGTGCCATTTGGTGTGGCACAGGTTGGTAAGGCATTTCGTAATGAGATTACTCCAGGAAACTTTATTTTCAGAACACGAGAGTTTGAACAGATGGAAATCGAGTTTTTCTGTGAGCCAGGCACACAGCTTGAGTGGCATGAAAAATGGAAAGCAGATTGCAAGAAATTCCTGATGGAAACTGTGGGAATCAAGGAACAAAATCTTCGATTTCGCCAGCATGAAGCTGATGAGCTTTCTCATTATTCTGATGCGACGTTTGATATCGAATATGATTTTCCAAGTATCGGATTTTCTGAGCTTCAGGGGATTGCGTCGCGAACTGATTTTGACCTCAATGCTCATATGAAGGAAAGTAAGCAGGATATGAGCTATTTTGACCCTGTCAAAAATACGAAGTTTGTACCCTATGTTATCGAACCATCGATTGGTCTCACTCGTCTCTTCCTCGCGACACTCTGTGATGCGTATGACACCGTCAAAGATGAGGAAGGTGCTGAACGAATTGTTTTGCGATTGAAACCAGAAGTGGCACCAGTCAAGATTGCCGTACTTCCACTCGTGAAAAAACTCAATGAAAAAGCAGAAGAAGTCTTTATGATGCTCTCAAAGAACTTTATGACTTGGTATGATGAGACGGGCTCAATAGGGAAGCGCTATGCCCGATTTGATGAGATAGGTACGCCTTGGTGTGTGACGATAGATTTTGAAAATTCTCTTGAAAAAAATGCTGTCACTATCCGTCATCGGGATACTATGGAACAAGAGGTAGTGGCTATCGAGGATTTAGTGGAATATTTTACGAAAAAACTTTGGTAA
- a CDS encoding transposase produces MSGTRQSIRLPKYDYSQNGAYFVTMCTMNRESLFGEIRRGGISSTLGTKYRAPILDPTEFGKIAEQCWHEIPNHYPNVELDAFIVMPNHIHGIICIVGAEYFLPDLPNQTNGFQYVISRSLSAIIRGYKIGVTKGCRAIMPGIDIWQRNFYEYVVRDEEDLNRIREYIIYNPTNWREDEMNGGP; encoded by the coding sequence ATGTCCTGAACCCGTCAATCCATTCGTTTACCAAAGTATGACTATTCGCAAAATGGAGCATATTTTGTGACGATGTGTACGATGAATCGAGAATCTTTGTTTGGTGAAATCCGTAGGGGTTGAATATCTTCAACCCTAGGCACAAAATATCGTGCCCCCATATTGGATCCAACAGAATTTTGAAAAATCGCAGAACAATGTTGGCATGAAATACCCAATCATTATCCAAATGTTGAATTAGATGCATTTATCGTGATGCCAAATCATATTCACGGTATCATATGTATCGTAGGGGCAGAATATTTTCTGCCCGATCTGCCCAACCAAACAAATTGATTCCAATATGTTATTTCGAGATCATTGTCCGCCATTATCAGAGGATATAAAATCGGTGTTACCAAATGATGCCGAGCAATAATGCCGTGAATTGATATATGGCAACGCAATTTTTATGAATATGTGGTTCGAGACGAGGAAGATTTAAATCGTATTCGTGAATATATCATTTATAATCCGACAAATTGGAGGGAAGATGAGATGAATGGAGGTCCGTAG
- the rplK gene encoding 50S ribosomal protein L11 has product MAKKKEITRIVKLQITAGSATPAPPIGTALGPTGIQIADFCKQFNDKTRDRMGTILPTIITIYDDRSFTFEMREPPMTYLIKKALGLESGSATPHKVKVGKLTMAQLEAIAKEKMPDLNANDMEAAKMIVRGSARSMGIESE; this is encoded by the coding sequence ATGGCAAAGAAAAAGGAGATTACACGAATCGTCAAACTCCAAATCACTGCCGGATCTGCGACACCAGCCCCACCAATTGGTACGGCTTTGTGACCAACCGGTATTCAGATTGCTGACTTTTGTAAGCAATTTAATGATAAAACTCGTGACCGTATGGGAACGATTTTACCAACTATTATCACTATTTATGATGATCGCAGTTTTACATTTGAGATGCGAGAACCACCTATGACTTACCTTATTAAAAAAGCTCTTGGTCTTGAAAGTGGTTCTGCTACACCTCATAAAGTAAAAGTTGGTAAATTGACCATGGCTCAGCTCGAAGCAATTGCTAAAGAGAAGATGCCTGACCTCAATGCCAACGATATGGAAGCAGCGAAAATGATTGTCCGTGGATCAGCTCGGTCTATGGGTATCGAATCAGAGTAA
- a CDS encoding glycosyltransferase translates to MKIAIVHEMLIKLGGAERVLLELMKMYPEADVFTLMYDEEKVGKVFPKEKIHCTGPAQWLYKITKRPRASLPLMTFSVSAIDLSGYDLVISSSSGFAHGVGGKRKEKREKRKEDGTFEKISENAQLKTQNSRLKTSDQRLFHICYCHSPARYLWDWSTQIQEELGFINTKYKIQSTKGRIISFVKIYCIGPLVRVLFAVLRKIDLQASKSPDIYIANSREVQARIQKYYKRDSIIIYPPVDTEKYRVPSTEYRVSERNFYVITSALTPFKRVDIPIRVLSKLRIPLKIIGAGAQEEELRELAGPSVEFLGRLSDKEVVEVYKNARGFLMPQKEDAGMAPIEAMAAGLPVFGQAAGGLLETSIDGVTGEFFPEETDESFEKGFLEFHENIQAGKYNDAENIMSHAQRFGVKEFGESFAKIVDKK, encoded by the coding sequence ATGAAAATTGCCATTGTTCATGAGATGCTTATAAAGCTCTGAGGCGCAGAGAGGGTACTTCTAGAACTTATGAAGATGTATCCAGAAGCGGATGTATTTACTCTGATGTATGATGAAGAAAAAGTAGGAAAAGTATTTCCAAAAGAGAAAATTCACTGCACAGGTCCAGCTCAGTGGTTATATAAAATCACAAAAAGACCCCGAGCTTCACTGCCCCTGATGACATTTTCTGTTTCTGCAATTGATCTTTCAGGGTATGACTTGGTGATTTCCAGCTCAAGCTGATTTGCTCATGGAGTAGGATGAAAGAGAAAAGAGAAAAGAGAAAAGAGAAAAGAGGATGGAACTTTTGAAAAGATATCAGAAAATGCACAACTCAAGACTCAAAACTCAAGACTCAAAACTTCAGATCAGAGACTCTTTCATATTTGCTATTGTCATTCCCCAGCACGATATCTGTGGGATTGGAGCACACAAATCCAAGAGGAACTTGGATTTATAAATACAAAGTACAAAATCCAAAGTACAAAATGAAGGATTATTTCTTTTGTAAAAATATATTGTATTTGACCATTAGTTCGAGTGCTGTTTGCGGTTCTCCGAAAAATAGATCTCCAGGCGTCCAAATCGCCTGATATCTATATCGCAAATAGTAGGGAAGTGCAAGCACGAATTCAAAAATACTACAAAAGAGACTCTATAATTATTTATCCGCCAGTTGACACAGAGAAGTACCGAGTACCGAGTACCGAGTACCGAGTATCGGAACGGAATTTTTATGTTATTACGAGTGCTTTGACGCCTTTTAAGAGAGTAGACATCCCGATTCGTGTACTCTCAAAACTCCGTATTCCTTTAAAGATTATTGGTGCTGGTGCGCAAGAAGAAGAACTCAGAGAATTGGCTGGCCCCTCAGTAGAGTTTCTCGGAAGATTGAGCGATAAAGAGGTGGTCGAGGTCTATAAGAATGCTCGATGATTTTTGATGCCACAAAAAGAGGACGCCGGCATGGCGCCTATTGAAGCTATGGCTGCAGGGTTACCAGTATTTGGACAAGCGGCTGGATGACTTCTTGAGACGAGTATTGACGGCGTAACAGGAGAATTTTTCCCAGAAGAAACAGATGAGAGCTTCGAAAAATGATTTTTGGAATTTCATGAGAATATTCAAGCTGGTAAATATAATGATGCTGAGAATATTATGTCTCATGCTCAGCGATTTGGAGTAAAGGAATTTTGAGAGAGTTTCGCAAAAATAGTTGATAAAAAATAG
- the dnaA gene encoding chromosomal replication initiator protein DnaA, giving the protein MFSLSDMTHLQLFSELLVQKMRKQDFLTYFQKLSLVQCENKKLVLGVVSEFIRDNISHRFSDVMLLAAQEIWGEVDDLEIIVDSQIENPTYTHVIDCRKTFKTSQSSQEKAKIATAKNNPGREDFSSRFDLDHFIVGPSNQLAYSACEAVVRKPGALYNPLFVYSDVGLGKTHLLQGVALEIKKKTPEKKVVYITSDQFVSEYVNSVKDRRIEQMRAKYRSIDVLLVDDIQFLAGKKQTQEELYMLFNILYDTGRQIVLSSDRPPKELTEIEPRLVSRFEWGIMVDIDIPDFETRLAILQQKAREKEFIVPQEVAEYIAYNMGKNIREIEGMLNQMIAEHELSGSLPTVETIANRFDRLGVKHKMMGESSAKNILRNISYQEVIQGVADYFGIETQALLGDNRSRDVMIPRQVAMYLLKNKLRYTYERIGNIFNGREHSAVMYSCKKLDLLLKKDQRLASDIYSLREKIGV; this is encoded by the coding sequence ATGTTTTCTCTCTCTGACATGACACATCTCCAGTTATTCTCTGAGCTTCTCGTTCAGAAGATGCGAAAACAAGATTTTTTGACCTATTTTCAAAAACTGAGTCTCGTACAGTGTGAAAACAAAAAGCTCGTTCTCGGCGTTGTTTCAGAATTCATCCGGGATAATATCTCTCATAGATTCTCAGATGTTATGTTATTGGCAGCTCAGGAGATTTGGGGAGAAGTGGATGACCTAGAAATTATCGTAGATTCTCAAATAGAAAATCCTACCTACACACACGTTATAGACTGCCGAAAAACTTTTAAAACGTCTCAGTCATCTCAAGAAAAAGCAAAAATTGCTACTGCAAAAAATAATCCTGGCCGTGAGGATTTTTCATCACGCTTTGACCTCGATCACTTTATCGTCGGACCAAGTAATCAACTTGCTTATTCTGCCTGTGAAGCTGTCGTGCGAAAGCCAGGCGCTCTCTATAATCCTCTGTTTGTCTATTCGGATGTGTGACTCGGGAAGACTCATCTTTTGCAAGGTGTAGCACTTGAGATCAAGAAAAAAACTCCAGAGAAGAAAGTCGTCTACATCACATCTGACCAGTTCGTTTCCGAATATGTGAATTCTGTCAAGGATCGACGAATCGAGCAGATGCGCGCCAAATACCGCTCTATCGACGTACTTCTCGTCGATGATATCCAGTTTTTGGCTGGAAAAAAACAAACTCAAGAAGAGCTCTATATGCTCTTCAATATCCTCTATGATACTGGTCGTCAGATTGTGCTCAGCTCAGATCGTCCTCCTAAGGAACTCACAGAGATAGAGCCACGACTTGTGAGTCGATTTGAATGGGGTATTATGGTGGATATCGATATCCCCGATTTTGAGACACGTCTCGCTATTCTCCAGCAAAAAGCTCGTGAAAAAGAATTTATCGTCCCTCAAGAAGTCGCTGAATATATCGCCTACAATATGGGTAAAAATATTCGTGAAATCGAATGAATGCTCAATCAGATGATTGCAGAACATGAGCTCTCTGGTTCGCTTCCTACTGTTGAGACTATCGCAAACCGATTTGATCGTCTCGGTGTCAAACACAAGATGATGGGCGAGAGTAGTGCAAAAAATATTCTTCGAAATATTTCCTACCAAGAAGTTATCCAATGAGTGGCTGATTACTTTGGCATTGAGACACAGGCACTTCTCGGCGATAATCGTTCACGAGATGTGATGATTCCACGACAAGTCGCGATGTACCTCCTCAAAAACAAACTTCGCTATACGTATGAGCGAATTGGTAATATCTTCAATGGTCGTGAGCACTCTGCTGTGATGTATTCCTGCAAAAAGCTCGACCTCCTCCTCAAAAAAGACCAACGGCTTGCCAGTGATATCTATTCTCTTCGTGAAAAAATAGGGGTATAA
- a CDS encoding HAD family phosphatase: MIPIRAVLLDFDGVIAHTEPHMFGALWSFFGFKNIRIQKSEWDRSGFAAKSIRQIVDYLNESYGYTIDFDEMIAHIDEQQAKSMSAGLETDPSLLVFFRYCQDNHIQLAIGSNSRANRVIRILGIMGISQYFLGDTLGIHDHLNIIGAEDLSYHKPDPEVWIRSAERLNVPLSECLVIEDGLPGLLGAKACGARSIYYHHFRHPDKECLKNANYGISDFSQVIDFIESHNVLTK; this comes from the coding sequence ATGATTCCTATCCGTGCTGTTTTGCTTGATTTTGACGGAGTCATAGCTCATACGGAACCTCATATGTTCTGAGCATTGTGGTCATTTTTTGGCTTCAAAAATATTCGGATCCAAAAATCTGAATGGGATAGGAGTGGTTTTGCTGCAAAGTCTATTCGTCAAATCGTTGATTATCTCAATGAGTCGTACGGATACACTATCGATTTTGATGAGATGATAGCCCATATTGATGAGCAGCAGGCAAAGAGTATGTCTGCCGGACTCGAAACGGATCCGTCATTATTGGTGTTTTTCCGATACTGTCAGGATAATCACATCCAATTGGCTATCGGATCCAATTCTCGGGCAAATCGGGTGATACGCATCCTCGGCATCATGGGGATCTCTCAGTATTTCCTCTGAGACACACTCGGTATCCACGATCATCTCAATATTATCGGAGCCGAAGACCTCTCATATCACAAGCCAGATCCGGAAGTATGGATTCGTTCCGCGGAACGACTCAATGTCCCTCTTTCGGAATGCCTCGTAATAGAAGATGGTCTTCCGTGACTTCTCTGAGCCAAAGCGTGCGGGGCGAGAAGTATCTACTATCATCATTTTCGTCATCCTGACAAAGAGTGTCTCAAAAATGCAAATTACTGAATTTCTGATTTTTCTCAAGTTATTGATTTTATAGAATCACACAATGTCCTCACAAAATAG